In the Glycine max cultivar Williams 82 chromosome 6, Glycine_max_v4.0, whole genome shotgun sequence genome, AAGGCTCACCCTCATTTTAACAAAcaatatactttaaaaatataagtaaatatcaACTATTAAATTAGAATTTGAGTCTCTGCTTTATAAGTCTTACCTGGATCACCACAATATATTATCTAAATTAGCTATTAATCTCAACAGCATGCATCATTAAAGGCATGTTTAGAAGTTTGGAGCTGCAAACGGCAGTTCACACATTCCCCAGCATCAAACAGAGAAGGAGAAAATTGTATCATTGACCATTTAAGTGCATTCCAATGGTTTTCCAAACACGCACTAAGATATTATGTTTATCTCAActttatatgaaaattttgaagaTAAACAATTCAATATCTCAGAAAAGTTGACAATAATAGTAGGACAATGATAATATACATACCTCCCATCCATACCAACAATTATCACAGAGTTCTGAGATCCAAATGCCACAATGAAAGGAGTGTATTCAGGCAAGTGGAACTGTGCAAATGACCATTCTGAGCTAAAATATTTTGGTAAAACTCCTACAATATAGTCAAGGAAAAATTGTAAGCATAAAAGAAAACATGTACCATGAATATTGTGCAATATCCCATCTTAAAAGAAAAGCTTAATAACCATGAGTAGATTTAAAGAACAGAAACCCTCTATCCTTGAAAGATATGGGTTGTGTTAGAAAAGATTATGTTAATACTGCAATGCTTTacgaggatttgattcttaaaaaGGATATAATGCCATGTCAACAACTGTTATATATAACCCCCCAAAAGCATAACTAATGTGCAGAGCCATTGATTTCATGTAGATTTGTGCAAAAAAGTATAACCCTGTTAAAAAATGAAGTTAAATTTAATGGAGCTGAAGAAATTGGCTTTTTGTGTGTCATAAAGCAATTAACAATCAGAACAGGACAAGAATGCACACACAAGTTCTGAGGAGGTGGAGAGGGAGGTGATCCTTTTTCATGAATGTGCTATCACATTTTACACCTAgcacttatataaaaaaatagtagatCTTCATATACACGATTTGAAGTGAATCTAGTAATTCCATCAAGTTTTCTAATCTATAAAAGGGcctataaatcataattttaaaaagagaaatgCTAGTAACACTCTCTTTACTATTGGTTGaagtttattgaaaattacaatttttggtGGGTCCCACTTCTCAATTAATGACCTTCTTGCTTGATTTAGAAGTGAGACCTTGCAGAGTGTTGGAGAGAGTGTTACTAGCATTCCTCTTCTAAAAAACCACTGGATAAGTATTCAAATGAGTAAACTGgataaaatgaatgaatatcCAAGTTATGATAATTCCAACTGCTCAGCTTAATACTTAAGAAAATTGATCTTACCTCTCATGAAAGATAATGATGAATTGGGGTTGGCACCAGTATTTGGAGAAATCAAGGGATctaaagaagatgaagaattcTGATGAAACAGTGCAGGCCCTTGAACAGCATTTGGCTGAGTCACACTATCCTCCCCAAACACTCTCACTCTCAAGCTGAATACATGAACAGTGCCTTTGTCACTTGATGCTGCTAACCACTGGACATTTGGAGACAAAGCTATACTGTTGATTTCAGCTCTATCTACCCCTCTTCTTACCTACAAGCAAGAGTAAATGGATCAtagaacatgaaaataaagaaggaattttgattgagaaAATCAAACCAATTCCTATGAAAAAAGAACTTTTGGAATTTTTGTGCACAACCGAAGACTATAAAGGCGTAAAAGCTTCTTTTTATAAGCAACACAAATAAGAGTAACTACAAAACATGCTAAAACATTATTATCGTATGGAGTGtgcaaacaaaacaataaatggTTCACAATAATGAATGTACCTAATATACAAGATGTTTAATTCTAGAGTAAGatagtttgttttgttttcctaCTTTCATCAATCATAAGAGGAATATGGAAACCTTTCAATAAAATGGCGTTACAAAAgaagaaagtaattttttagtcAATCCGTACTATACTATGCagacatgaaaattaaaattcccaaaaaagaaaaatacaaagcaGGAAGTtagacataataaattaatagttaaatGATAAAATCCACTTTGTAGTAACGTACTTCTTGTAAACGAGACCCATCCATTGTATTGAAGATTCTAATCAAAGTGCCCTTTACACTAGCAGTTGCAAGAAGGAGCCCATCCAATGTCAGAGTGAAGCAAGCAATTTGAGAATCATGAGCATTGATCAATTTTGTCACGTTCAGTCCGAAGTGTTCAACTCGAACCTGTCCCTTGTGAAGACCTGGACAAGCCAAAACAAATGTATTTGAATAGTGTGAAAGACAGCACAACCCTCTAGGATTTGCCAGAGTCTCAATCTGATGAAGAAGCTTCAAATCTGTGAAGTTATAAACATATATCTTGTGCTCAAGAACAACCACAATTCGATCGCGTCTTAATTTCACTCCACGAACATCAGACCTAAATGTAAATTCACCAATGCACCTGCTCTGATGATCATCCCATATCAAAACTTTATTTGGTGGATAGTGAGAATTAGCTACAGCACCAACAAGTGCTAGAATATTGCATCGGAACAGCATCTCTACAATTTTAAAACCACCACTTTTTAAATCACGTCTGAAAGTTTCTTTGCAAGGCTCACAATTATAGATACGAAACCCATGACTTGTGCCAGCAGCAAAGCACCCATAGTCCTGATTCCATGATATTGAGAGCAAGtctgtttcttcattttcattcataTCTTCCATAGGCTGGGTAAAAGAAGAAGAGGCCCCACTATTGGGGGATTCACTACTTCCAATTCTTGAAGTTGTAAATATTCCTTGAGATGTTAAGACAGACGAACTCATATGAGAAGACGGGGAACCTGCCAGCATTTGCTGCACTCAATAACCTCAGTAGACCAAGGTGTAGAAAATAAAGTGCCAAAAGGAGATTTCTGTTGTAACAGACAAGAAAATTTTGTTGATGTTACTTGAAACAACTTATTGATCAGACTCTGTAATTTTACAAGTTGCAAACTGTGGGATGGAATTAATCTGATACTATCAaatgcaaaaaattatattatatttgtcttCATATATATTCAGTAGTTGAGTGTTTGACTTAATGGTTATTCAAACTggctaataataaataaataggaagGTTAGGTAGACCAGGAGATTATAGGGAAttcacattttttatgtttggtatgaaatcaaaaactaaatgtgattcaagaatcaaaaagTGATAAACTGCAAATATAAGAGCATTtccattatttaaatatataagtcAACCAAAACTGAGCTTCTCCTAGACAGCTAAAACCCACCTTTGAGCCTCAACACAACCTTTCAATTAAAAGAATAACACACACATCAACTCAGAAACACACACTTGTCATACTCCTTCTGCAGCTCAGTCCCTTCTGGCCTCATTTTCCTGATAATATATCACATATATTCACGGTCTAAACTCTAAACCACAATCAGAATTTTAGTGTAGCACATTTAAGCTCATTGCTTGGTCATTATTCATAACTTCCATAAATCTATGTACCTgagatttattttataattagttgCAAGTCTGCAAGCTCTGTTTTCATGCACCAGATCCCATAGCTTCTATATCTCACTTAAAAATGACAACTTCCCAAATTCATTAGACTTATCTAAGCAACAACTAGGTCCTAGATTTTGATGCCCATCAAAGTTCAAACAAACCAATCGTTTAAGTGTTATAGAAAGCAATTTTAAGGCAATTTATCTAGTGTCCCAAATaagcaaaatgaccataaaacATATTAATGTAAAGCAACCTTattacggaaaaagaaaaataagatcaaGATTTCAATCACTAAACATAAGTTGAAACCAGATTTATTTCTTATCACATTTTTATGGTTATACAgggttttgtataaaaaaaagccAAGACTATGCAGTATCCAGTCAAACTGTGATTCTTCCAACCCAACAAAAAATGCTCATTATAAGTGTTTGTCAATAAAAATGCATCATATTGTACATCTTGAAATGTTTGCAAGTAAGGGTAAAGATGTGATTGGAACAAGAGAGTACCAGGGGAAGCGATCACTCTGAGCCACTCTGACCAAAGACAGCAAATTCTCACTATTTGCAGCAACGAAATTTCACTTCGTCGCACCTACACATACCCCATAATCAGAAGTTTcaaaattgaaaggaaagattcaatctttaacaacaaaaaatgtgaTTCTTCCAACCCAACAAAAAATGCTCATTATAAGTGTTTGTCAATAAAAATGCATCATATTGTACATCTTGAAATGTTTGCAAGTAAGGGTAAAGATGTGATTGGAACAAGAGAGTACCAGGGGAAGCGATCACTCGGAGCCACTCTGACCAAAGACAGCAAATTCTCACTATTTGCAGCAACGAAATTTCACTTCGTCGCACCTACACATACCCCATAATCAGAAGTTTcaaaattgaaaggaaagattcaatctttaacaacaaaaaatgtgaTTCTTCCAACCCAACAAAAAATGCTCATTATAAGTGTTTGTCAATAAAAATGCATCATATTGTACATCTTGAAATGTTTGCAAGTAAGGGTAAAGATGTGATTGGAACAAGAGGGTACCAGGGGAAGCGATCACTCGGAGCAACTCTGACCAAAGACAGCAAATTCTCACTATTTGCAGCAACGAAATTTCACTTCGTCGCACCTACACATACCCCATAATCAGAAGTTTcaaaattgaaaggaaagattCAATCT is a window encoding:
- the LOC100817377 gene encoding autophagy-related protein 18c isoform X2; translated protein: MLAGSPSSHMSSSVLTSQGIFTTSRIGSSESPNSGASSSFTQPMEDMNENEETDLLSISWNQDYGCFAAGTSHGFRIYNCEPCKETFRRDLKSGGFKIVEMLFRCNILALVGAVANSHYPPNKVLIWDDHQSRCIGEFTFRSDVRGVKLRRDRIVVVLEHKIYVYNFTDLKLLHQIETLANPRGLCCLSHYSNTFVLACPGLHKGQVRVEHFGLNVTKLINAHDSQIACFTLTLDGLLLATASVKGTLIRIFNTMDGSRLQEVRRGVDRAEINSIALSPNVQWLAASSDKGTVHVFSLRVRVFGEDSVTQPNAVQGPALFHQNSSSSLDPLISPNTGANPNSSLSFMRGVLPKYFSSEWSFAQFHLPEYTPFIVAFGSQNSVIIVGMDGSFDQVHGGEMVQQEYVRFLKFENRPR
- the LOC100817377 gene encoding autophagy-related protein 18c isoform X3 yields the protein MSSSVLTSQGIFTTSRIGSSESPNSGASSSFTQPMEDMNENEETDLLSISWNQDYGCFAAGTSHGFRIYNCEPCKETFRRDLKSGGFKIVEMLFRCNILALVGAVANSHYPPNKVLIWDDHQSRCIGEFTFRSDVRGVKLRRDRIVVVLEHKIYVYNFTDLKLLHQIETLANPRGLCCLSHYSNTFVLACPGLHKGQVRVEHFGLNVTKLINAHDSQIACFTLTLDGLLLATASVKGTLIRIFNTMDGSRLQEVRRGVDRAEINSIALSPNVQWLAASSDKGTVHVFSLRVRVFGEDSVTQPNAVQGPALFHQNSSSSLDPLISPNTGANPNSSLSFMRGVLPKYFSSEWSFAQFHLPEYTPFIVAFGSQNSVIIVGMDGSFYKCSFDQVHGGEMVQQEYVRFLKFENRPR
- the LOC100817377 gene encoding autophagy-related protein 18c isoform X1 encodes the protein MLAGSPSSHMSSSVLTSQGIFTTSRIGSSESPNSGASSSFTQPMEDMNENEETDLLSISWNQDYGCFAAGTSHGFRIYNCEPCKETFRRDLKSGGFKIVEMLFRCNILALVGAVANSHYPPNKVLIWDDHQSRCIGEFTFRSDVRGVKLRRDRIVVVLEHKIYVYNFTDLKLLHQIETLANPRGLCCLSHYSNTFVLACPGLHKGQVRVEHFGLNVTKLINAHDSQIACFTLTLDGLLLATASVKGTLIRIFNTMDGSRLQEVRRGVDRAEINSIALSPNVQWLAASSDKGTVHVFSLRVRVFGEDSVTQPNAVQGPALFHQNSSSSLDPLISPNTGANPNSSLSFMRGVLPKYFSSEWSFAQFHLPEYTPFIVAFGSQNSVIIVGMDGSFYKCSFDQVHGGEMVQQEYVRFLKFENRPR